In the genome of Vicia villosa cultivar HV-30 ecotype Madison, WI linkage group LG7, Vvil1.0, whole genome shotgun sequence, one region contains:
- the LOC131621093 gene encoding E3 ubiquitin-protein ligase COP1 — MEEHSVGPLVPAVVKPEPTKNLSTDTTAAGDAVPTMSELDKDFLCPICMQIIKDAFLTACGHSFCYMCIITHLRNKSDCPCCGHYLTNSNLFPNFLLDKLLKKTSDRQISKTASPVEHFRQAVQKGCEVTMKELDTLLLLLTEKKRKMEQEEAERNMQILLDFLHCLRKQKVDELKEVQTDLQFIKEDIGAVEKHRMDLYRARDRYSVKLRMLDDSAGRKSRHSSMDLNSSGLASSPLNLRGGLSSGSHTKKNDGKSQISSHGHGIQRRDPISGSDSQYINQSGLALVRKKRVHTQFNDLQECYLQKRRQAADKPNGQQERDTNFISREGYSCGLDDFQSVLTTFTRYSRLRVIAEIRHGDIFHSANIVSSIEFDRDDDLFATAGVSRRIKVFDFSAVVNEPTDAHCPVVEMTTRSKLSCLSWNKYAKNQIASSDYEGIVTVWDVTTRKSLMEYEEHEKRAWSVDFSRTDPSMLVSGSDDCKVKVWCTNQEASVLNIDMKANICCVKYNPGSGNYIAVGSADHHIHYYDLRNISRPVHVFTGHKKAVSYVKFLSNDELASASTDSTLRLWDVKQNVPVRTFRGHANEKNFVGLTVSSEYIACGSETNEVFVYHKEISKPLTWHRFGTLDMEDAEDEAGSYFISAVCWKSDRPTILTANSQGTIKVLVLAA, encoded by the exons ATGGAAGAACACTCAGTAGGACCTCTAGTCCCTGCAGTAGTGAAACCAGAACCTACTAAAAATCTCTCCACCGACACCACCGCCGCCGGCGACGCAGTTCCCACCATGTCTGAGTTAGATAAGGACTTCCTATGTCCGATTTGCATGCAGATCATCAAAGACGCGTTTCTCACCGCTTGTGGCCATAGCTTCTGCTACATGTGTATTATTACTCATCTCCGGAACAAAAGCGATTGTCCTTGCTGTGGTCATTACCTCACCAACAGTAACTTGTTCCCGAACTTCTTACTTGATAAG CTACTAAAAAAGACATCGGATCGTCAAATATCAAAGACTGCTTCTCCCGTGGAGCATTTCCGGCAGGCAGTACAAAAG GGATGTGAAGTGACAATGAAGGAGCTCGACACCCTTTTGTTACTCCTTactgagaagaaaagaaaaatggaaCAAGAAGAAGCTGAGAGAAATATGCAAATATTGTTAGATTTCTTGCATTGCTTACGCAAGCAAAAAGTTGATGAGTTGAAGGAG GTGCAAACTGATCTCCAGTTCATAAAGGAGGACATTGGTGCTGTGGAGAAACATAGAATGGACTTATATCGTGCTCGGGACAGGTACTCTGTGAAATTGCGGATGCTTGATGATTCTGCTGGAAGAAAATCACGGCATTCATCAATGGACTTGAATAGCAGTGGCCTCGCATCTAGTCCTTTAAATCTTCGAGGAGGGTTATCTTCTGGGAGCCATACTAAGAAAAATGATGGAAAGTCACAAATCAGCTCTCATGGGCATGGAATCCAGAGAAGAGATCCCATCAGTGGATCAGATTCCCAGTATATAAATCAATCGGGTCTTGCTCTAGTTAGAAAGAAGAGGGTGCATACACAG TTCAATGACCTACAGGAATGTTATCTACAAAAACGACGACAAGCAGCAGATAAGCCAAATGGCCAACAGGAAAGGGATACAAATTTCATAAGTCGAGAAGGTTATAGTTGTGGTCTTGATGATTTTCAGTCAGTCTTGACAACTTTCACACGCTACAG TCGATTGAGAGTCATTGCCGAAATAAGACACGGGGATATATTTCATTCAGCCAACATTGTTTCAAG CATAGAGTTTGACCGTGATGATGATTTATTTGCTACTGCTGGAGTTTCCCGACGTATCAAAGTTTTTGATTTTTCTGCG GTCGTGAACGAACCCACAGATGCTCATTGTCCTGTTGTGGAGATGACTACACGTTCAAAACTTAGTTGCTTGAGTTGGAACAAATATGCGAAGAACCAAATAGCTAGTAGTGATTATGAAGGAATTGTAACTGTTTGGGATGTGACCACTCGAAAG AGTTTAATGGAATATGAAGAGCATGAAAAGCGTGCATGGAGTGTTGATTTTTCAAGAACGGATCCCTCTATGCTTGTATCTGGCAGTGATGATTGCAAG GTCAAAGTTTGGTGCACAAATCAGGAGGCCAGTGTCCTAAATATAGACATGAAAGCAAACATATGCTGTGTGAAGTATAATCCTGGATCTGGGAATTACATCGCA GTTGGGTCAGCAGACCATCACATCCATTATTATGATCTGAGAAATATTAGCCGGCCAGTCCATGTTTTCACTGGGCACAAGAAGGCTGTTTCATACGTGAAATTTTTGTCAAACGACGAACTTGCATCGGCATCAACAGATAGTACACTGCGGTTATGGGATGTGAAGCAAAACGTACCA GTTCGTACATTCAGAGGTCATGCAAATGAGAAAAACTTTGTTGGCCTTACAGTAAGCAGTGAATACATTGCATGTGGCAGTGAAACAAACGAAGTATTTGTCTACCACAAG GAAATTTCGAAGCCTCTGACATGGCATAGATTTGGTACCCTAGACATGGAAGATGCGGAGGATGAGGCTGGATCGTACTTCATCAGTGCGGTATGCTGGAAGAGTGATCGCCCCACCATACTAACTGCAAATAGTCAAGGCACCATTAAAGTGCTGGTGCTCGCTGCTTAA